From a single Nymphaea colorata isolate Beijing-Zhang1983 chromosome 4, ASM883128v2, whole genome shotgun sequence genomic region:
- the LOC116253059 gene encoding 21 kDa protein-like yields MEARSLLLALLLVLVASSSAYPTSSIAFIKSSCSATRFPDLCEKTLSSYASDVQQNPRYLAQAALSTSLTRARSAADFVTKLSLHPIAPGASLSHREKGAIKDCISTLTDSVYQLGQSIDEVKHLSRSEYLFHVSNVQTWVSAALTDQNTCMDGFSGLGLRVSRVRALVRREIVGVAQMTSNALALVNKLAPGHV; encoded by the coding sequence ATGGAAGCAAGAAGCCTTCTCCTTGCTCTTCTCCTGGTTCTGGTCGCATCTTCATCTGCCTACCCAACATCATCCATCGCATTCATCAAGTCGTCTTGCTCGGCGACGCGCTTCCCGGACCTCTGCGAGAAGACCCTCTCCTCCTACGCCTCCGATGTGCAGCAAAATCCGCGGTACCTGGCTCAGGCTGCACTCTCGACCAGCCTGACCCGGGCTCGGTCCGCCGCAGACTTCGTCACGAAGCTCTCCCTGCACCCGATCGCGCCGGGCGCAAGTTTGTCTCACCGGGAGAAGGGCGCGATCAAGGACTGCATCTCTACGCTGACCGACTCGGTCTACCAGCTGGGTCAGTCCATAGACGAGGTGAAGCACCTGAGCCGGAGCGAGTACCTGTTTCACGTCAGTAATGTGCAGACCTGGGTTAGTGCGGCTCTGACCGACCAGAATACTTGCATGGACGGGTTCTCCGGCTTGGGCCTGAGAGTGAGCAGAGTTAGGGCGTTGGTGAGGAGGGAGATTGTGGGTGTCGCCCAAATGACTAGCAACGCGCTGGCCCTTGTCAATAAGCTTGCCCCTGGTCATGTGTAA